In Arthrobacter sp. B3I4, the following proteins share a genomic window:
- a CDS encoding ABC transporter ATP-binding protein, translating to MSELLPAREPKRKLALRPYARAVAQVLRVSFRASPAAVIMKVVGSLISALLPLVTTYFAALTTTALAAAYAGNAAAGQQAIVYVIITAALGLFWGAFSSVDRYIQQLMSFRVGAIVGDLMYERFLALEFWRYDDKETVDLYDRAKRFSDSYARVLDRIAAIFTQLVSVILAVGALLLVSWWIAVIVLVAIVPSVYLQFRLSREQIAHWNTQVDSRRQRRMIETNLLRPQHIAEMRLYGVVGYLMGLRSRLRDADEKRRLDFQKRYIPKQLAADALQYGAEVVSLIWVVGQIIARAQPVGQFLYVQQIVSRALSTANSLVSSLSSIDEDLANLKDYELFMALPVHSGHAPPLLQAPGVVELRDIRFTYTGSELEVIKGISLTIRQGQHIAIVGENGAGKSTLIRILAGLYRPDSGQVLLDGVDLAAVDVKSWHRHLAVLSQEFLKYEFATAAENILFGDVDAPRDDERIRRAAADAEALEFINKLPNGLDNHVSNWMEDPRGRKGSGLSGGQWQRLAMARNFYRNATFMVMDEPTSAIDALAEHRIFTRLFADRDSTIIAISHRLATIEKADVVYMLEDGRVVEQGTHKELVALRGRYFRMFESQLAVDEAGGL from the coding sequence ATGTCCGAACTCCTGCCGGCGCGCGAGCCCAAGCGCAAACTGGCGCTGCGCCCCTACGCCCGGGCCGTGGCGCAGGTATTGCGGGTGAGCTTCCGGGCCTCTCCCGCCGCCGTCATCATGAAGGTTGTGGGTTCGCTCATCTCGGCCCTGCTGCCGCTGGTCACCACGTATTTCGCGGCGCTGACCACGACGGCGCTCGCAGCCGCCTACGCCGGGAACGCCGCGGCCGGGCAGCAGGCCATCGTTTATGTCATCATCACGGCGGCGCTCGGCCTCTTCTGGGGAGCGTTCAGCAGCGTGGACCGCTACATCCAGCAACTGATGAGCTTCCGGGTCGGCGCGATCGTGGGCGACCTGATGTACGAACGGTTCCTGGCCCTGGAGTTCTGGCGCTACGACGACAAGGAAACGGTGGACCTGTACGACCGGGCCAAACGGTTCTCTGACTCCTACGCCCGGGTCCTGGACCGGATCGCGGCCATCTTCACCCAGCTGGTTTCGGTGATCCTGGCCGTCGGGGCGCTGCTGCTGGTCAGCTGGTGGATCGCGGTGATCGTGCTGGTCGCGATCGTGCCCAGCGTCTACCTGCAGTTCCGGCTTTCCCGGGAGCAGATCGCGCACTGGAACACACAGGTCGACTCCCGACGGCAGCGCCGGATGATCGAAACCAACCTCCTGCGGCCGCAGCACATCGCCGAGATGCGGCTCTACGGGGTGGTCGGGTACCTGATGGGGCTGCGTTCCCGGCTCCGGGATGCCGATGAGAAACGCCGGCTGGATTTCCAGAAGCGCTACATCCCCAAACAGCTCGCCGCGGACGCCCTGCAGTACGGCGCCGAAGTGGTGTCGCTGATCTGGGTGGTCGGGCAGATCATCGCCAGGGCTCAGCCGGTGGGGCAGTTCCTCTATGTGCAGCAGATCGTCAGCCGCGCACTGTCCACGGCCAACAGCCTGGTCTCCTCGCTCAGCTCCATCGACGAGGACCTGGCGAACCTCAAGGACTACGAGCTGTTCATGGCGCTGCCGGTGCACTCCGGGCACGCCCCGCCCCTGCTTCAAGCACCGGGAGTGGTGGAGCTGCGGGACATCCGCTTCACCTACACCGGAAGCGAACTGGAAGTCATCAAGGGCATCTCGCTGACCATCCGCCAGGGCCAGCACATCGCCATCGTCGGTGAGAACGGCGCGGGCAAGTCCACCCTGATCCGGATCCTGGCCGGACTCTACCGGCCGGACTCCGGGCAGGTGCTGCTCGACGGCGTCGACCTCGCCGCCGTCGACGTTAAGTCCTGGCACCGCCACCTGGCCGTGCTGAGCCAGGAGTTCCTGAAATACGAGTTCGCCACCGCCGCGGAGAACATCCTCTTCGGCGACGTGGACGCCCCCCGCGACGACGAACGGATCCGCCGGGCCGCGGCCGACGCGGAGGCCCTCGAATTCATAAACAAGCTGCCCAACGGGCTGGATAACCATGTCAGCAACTGGATGGAGGATCCGCGCGGTCGTAAGGGCAGCGGACTCTCCGGGGGCCAGTGGCAGCGCCTCGCCATGGCCCGCAACTTCTACCGGAACGCTACTTTCATGGTGATGGACGAACCGACCTCGGCGATTGACGCACTCGCCGAGCACCGGATCTTCACCCGGCTCTTTGCAGACCGCGACAGTACGATCATCGCCATCAGCCACCGGCTCGCGACCATCGAGAAAGCCGACGTGGTCTACATGCTGGAGGACGGCCGCGTGGTGGAGCAGGGTACCCATAAGGAACTCGTGGCCTTGCGCGGGCGTTACTTCCGGATGTTCGAGTCCCAACTCGCCGTGGACGAAGCCGGGGGGCTCTAG